Genomic DNA from Rhodothermales bacterium:
TTCACCACGGCGCGCAGCATGTCGCCCTTGCGGTACCGATCCTTATAGATCTGCTCTTCACGCGGCAGAAGTAACTCGACCTTGTTGTGGATCACCAGCACTTCACGCCGGCGGATCTGGTAGATCTCGCCCACCACGACCTCGCCGATGATATCCTGGTACGCCTTGTGGACGTTCTCCTTCTCGATGTCGCGGATACGCTGGCTGAACGTCTGCCGCGCGGTCATGACGGCGCGCCGGCCGAAATCAGCGATGTCCACCTCGCTCGCCACTTCGTCGCCGACGGAAAAATCCTCGTCGATCCGGACGGCGTCCTTCACCTCGATCTGCGTGACCGGGTCCTCGAGATCGAGATTCTCCACTACCTCGCGAATGTGCAGAACCTGAATATCTCCATTGTCCGGGTTGAAGATGATTTCGAACGACTCGTCCGATCCATAACGTTTACGGATCATCGCGCGAAACACATCCTCCACAATCATCTGGAGCGTATCGCGTTCGATGCCCTTCTCCCGGGCGATTTCAGCAAATGAAGATACTAGGTTCGTGCTCTGCATGGCGGTTGCCTTCGTATCAGATATCTCTTGGTGAATAAGTGGACCAGTAACGCGGCTGCCCGGCCTTACCAGGGCAGCTCGATCCTGGCTTCCGCGATCTCCGCATACCGGAAGCGTCGCGTCTGACCCTCTGAGATTTCAAGTTCTACATCGTCTTCGCCGGCCGCTCCGATGACGCCGCGCACCGTGTGCTCGGCGCCGTCTTCGGCCCGGTGGACGAGGCGCACAGGGCGCCCTTTATGTCGGCGGAATTGCCTGGGATGCCCCAGCGGCCTGTCGGCCCCCGGCGAAGAGACGTTTAAATGATAACGCCCCTTGATGACATCTTCGGTTTCCAGCAAAAATCCGATTTCCCGGCTCAGGTCCGCAAGGGCGTCGATCGAGATGCCTTCATCCTGATCGACGAAGACTTCCACGACGCGTGCGCCTTCCCGTCCGCGCACGGACACCTCCACCAGAAAAAACGGCGGATCGGAGATCACCTCTTCGATGATCTTCCGCACGCGGGCGGTCAGCGGATCGTATTCCGGTTCAACCGTAATGCTCATAAATAAAAAGCCCGATCCTTTCGAGAACGGGCGCTGCAGGAATCTTACCTACAACAACAAAAAAGGGCGGCCACTGCCCCCCCTTACACGTTATCGCGCGAGCGACCCTAAAGCCGGCAAACACGCGCCGTAAGCACCTGTCCGTGCGCTCCTGAGGACCCATCAAACGCAGCCATATGGCGATGGTTCCAGATCGCTCGGGGGCAGCCGGCGCGGTCGTTCAGACCAGGGTTGGACGCCGCTCCGACTCGACGGTTTCCTGGAAATCGAGCATATAATGGAGCCCCCGACTCTCCCGGCGCATCTGCGCGCTACGGATGATCAGATAGGCCACCGCGATCATATTGCGCAGCTCGCACAGCCCGGTCGACACCCGGGACCGGCGATAGAAATCTTCGGTCTCTTCGTAGAGCAGGTGCGTGCGGCGGAAGGCGCGCTCGAGCCGGAGCGTCGAGCGGACGATGCCGACATAATCCCACATCACCCGGCGCAATTCGTCGCGGTTGTGCGAAATCATAACCCACTCGTGCGGCTTTTCCGTCCCGCTATCGTCCCACTCCGGCACGCCCTCCTTCCAGGCGCCCCGCTCCGCATACGGCACAGCTTCCCTGGCCGCGCGGTAGCTGAACACGAGCGCCTCGAGCAGCGAATTGCTCGCCAGCCGGTTGGCGCCGTGGAGACCCGTACAGCTGACCTCGCCGCAGGCGAAGAGTCCGTGTATGGACGTGCGCCCCATCTCATCCACCTGCACTCCGCCGCATTGGTAATGCGCCGCCGGCACCACGGGGATGGGGCCCTTCGTCATGTCGAACCCGTAACGCAGACAGGTCTCGTAGATGTTCGGGAAGTGCTGCCGGACCGCATCGGCCCCGATATGGGAGATATCGAGCAGCACGTAGTCATCGCCTCGCTGCTTCAGCTGATCGTCGATGGCGCGCGCGACGATATCGCGCGGCGCGAGTTCGGCGCGCTCGTCGTAGTCCGGCATGAACCGGTGCCCGTCCCGGTTCAGCAGGATGCCCCCCTCTCCACGGACGGCCTCGGAGATCAAAAAGGAATTGGCCTCGGCGTGGAACAGGCTGGTCGGGTGAAACTGAATGAACTCCATGTTGGAGATCCGCGCCTTGGCGCGATAGGCCATGGCCAGACCATCGCCGGTGGCGATACTCGGGTTCGTCGAATGCAGATAAACCTGCCCGCAGCCACCC
This window encodes:
- the rimP gene encoding ribosome maturation factor RimP translates to MSITVEPEYDPLTARVRKIIEEVISDPPFFLVEVSVRGREGARVVEVFVDQDEGISIDALADLSREIGFLLETEDVIKGRYHLNVSSPGADRPLGHPRQFRRHKGRPVRLVHRAEDGAEHTVRGVIGAAGEDDVELEISEGQTRRFRYAEIAEARIELPW
- the nadB gene encoding L-aspartate oxidase, which produces MAERYDFLLLGSGIAGLSFALRVAEFGSVAIVTKKESAESNTNYAQGGIAAVIDDSDSYEKHIQDTLIAGAGLCDPEIVRIVVTEGPERVRELMALGAAFTRENGRLHLGKEGGHSENRIVHAADTTGKEVERALLDKVNAHPNIRIFQHHFALELITDHHLGRHVTRLRNDITCYGAYVLDEEHNRVITMLARATLLATGGCGQVYLHSTNPSIATGDGLAMAYRAKARISNMEFIQFHPTSLFHAEANSFLISEAVRGEGGILLNRDGHRFMPDYDERAELAPRDIVARAIDDQLKQRGDDYVLLDISHIGADAVRQHFPNIYETCLRYGFDMTKGPIPVVPAAHYQCGGVQVDEMGRTSIHGLFACGEVSCTGLHGANRLASNSLLEALVFSYRAAREAVPYAERGAWKEGVPEWDDSGTEKPHEWVMISHNRDELRRVMWDYVGIVRSTLRLERAFRRTHLLYEETEDFYRRSRVSTGLCELRNMIAVAYLIIRSAQMRRESRGLHYMLDFQETVESERRPTLV